The Penaeus monodon isolate SGIC_2016 chromosome 5, NSTDA_Pmon_1, whole genome shotgun sequence genome window below encodes:
- the LOC119573514 gene encoding glutamate receptor ionotropic, delta-1-like, translating into MVHGRQPPYTFSGNLIEFFDILSETLGVCYEIVIPQVGNYGHLLPNGTWTGLIGMMNRSEADLCSQAAITPETYEALDYSEFLYGDDVVLGYKRPKLEPDLTGFMKPFTGLMWALLFISALVVFLAMCIIYGQHSRLLATSVYWILVKFGCSLVSASCVLTQI; encoded by the exons ATGGTGCATGGAAGGCAGCCTCCTTACACTTTCTCCGGAAATTTAATAGAATTTTTCGATATCTTATCAGAAACTCTCGGGGTCTG TTACGAGATCGTGATTCCACAAGTGGGGAACTACGGTCACCTATTACCAAATGGCACCTGGACTGGTCTCATTGGCATGATGAATAGATCG GAGGCCGACCTTTGTTCCCAGGCGGCCATCACACCAGAGACATATGAGGCATTAGACTACAGTGAATTTCTCTATGGGGACGATGTTGTGCTCGGCTACAAGAGGCCGAAATTGGAACCAGATTTAACAGGCTTTATGAAACCTTTTACCGGCCTA ATGTGGGCGCTATTGTTCATCTCAGCATTGGTTGTGTTTTTGGCCATGTGCATCATATACGGTCAGCACTCACGCTTACTGGCTACAAG TGTGTATTGGATACTGGTCAAGTTCGGCTGCTCTTTAGTTTCTGCGAGTTGTGTACTCACGCAGATATAA